The genomic segment GCAGGTCTTCCTGACCGCGGATCAGGGCGCGGCAGCGGATGAAGTAGTTGGTGCGCAGCTGCTTCAGCTGTTCGATTTCGGCACGGAGTTCCTCTGCTTCGCGCTTGGTGCTTTCCACTTCACGTACTGCGCGGGCCTTGGCTTCGGCGATGATAATTTCAGCTTCCTTTTCGGCGGTGGCCTTGACTTCGTCCACGGTGCGCTGCATGGTAACAACGGCGTCCTGGATGGTCTTTTCGATCTGACGGTAATAGTTGACTCGTTCTTCGGCGACCTTCAGGCGTTCGGTCAGATCGGTGCGGTCTCTAGACATCTGTTCAAAGGCGTTGGCTGCGGTTTCCAGGAAAGCCTTGACTTCTTCGGGGTCGATGCCGCCGAAGTTCTTCTTGTGGAAAGTCTGGTTTCTAATGTCTAGCGGTGTAAGTTCCATTTTTTACCTGCCGATAAATAAAACTCTTTTCGTTGGTCTGCCAACTGATGAAAATATAGTATTTGATTTGACTTTGGAAAAAATGCCCTGCTAAAAACAAATTATATTAGAGGCAAAGGAGGGTGTGTATGCAGTTTGTCAAAAAGTTCTGGAAACGTCAGGACACCCTGGAACGAAAGCTTTTTTGGACAATTCTTGTTGTGGTCTCCGCGGCTACAATTTCCTCCGCCGTCTTTACTGTCTATGAAGGGTTGAGCTATGCGGCCTCCCTTTGCAGCATCGGATGCGCCATCGTGTGCGTGCTTGTTGGCCTGATTGCTGTCAAGACATCCCTGTATTCCCAGTGCTATCTGGTGATGTGCTGCATTCTAAGCTGTTTTCTGCTTCCCTTGCTGTTTCTTTTCTGTGGTGGAATTACCAGTGGCATGCCGCTGTACTTTATATCCTCCGTGGTGTTGCTGGCGTACTCTGACCGCAAGGTGGGTAAGAGCGTAGCCTTTGCTTTCTCCCTAGTGATCCAAGTGTCTGT from the Fibrobacter sp. genome contains:
- a CDS encoding DivIVA domain-containing protein — its product is MELTPLDIRNQTFHKKNFGGIDPEEVKAFLETAANAFEQMSRDRTDLTERLKVAEERVNYYRQIEKTIQDAVVTMQRTVDEVKATAEKEAEIIIAEAKARAVREVESTKREAEELRAEIEQLKQLRTNYFIRCRALIRGQEDLLAAMENDQKELEALSQQPKRQVPPMGNVLA